The Pan troglodytes isolate AG18354 chromosome 1, NHGRI_mPanTro3-v2.0_pri, whole genome shotgun sequence genome includes a region encoding these proteins:
- the LOC129143655 gene encoding oligosaccharyltransferase complex subunit OSTC-like, with product METLYHVPFFVLECPNLKLKKPPWLPMPLAMTVYALVVASYFLITRGIIYDVIVEPPSVGSMTDEHGHQRPVAFLAYKVNGQYIMEGLASSFLFTVGGLGFIILD from the coding sequence ATGGAGACTTTGTACCATGTCCCGTTCTTTGTGCTCGAATGTCCTAACCTGAAGCTGAAGAAGCCACCCTGGCTGCCCATGCCGTTGGCCATGACTGTGTATGCTCTGGTGGTGGCGTCTTACTTCCTCATCACCAGAGGAATAATTTATGATGTTATTGTTGAACCTCCAAGTGTTGGTTCTATGACTGATGAACATGGGCATCAGAGGCCAGTAGCTTTCTTGGCCTACAAAGTAAATGGACAGTATATTATGGAAGGACTTGCATCCAGCTTCCTGTTTACAGTGGGAGGTTTAGGTTTCATAATCCTGGACTGA